CGCCGCGTGCGGTGGCTCCGGCGACGACGACGACAAGGCGAGCGCGAGCGGAGGCGGTGGTGGCGGCCTGGACGGCAAGACCGTCGACTTCGTCGGCTACGGCGCCGACAACCCGTGGGGCGCGCACTTCAACAAGGTCTTCACCGACAAGCTGGAGGGCCAGGGGGTCGAGATCCGCGACCTGACGACCATGGACCCGGGCACCGCGGTGACCAACTTCAACCAGGCCATCTCCAACAAGCCGGACCTCATCGTGGCGGCCCTGCTCGACACCTCCTCGATGGTCGTGCCGATCGAGAAGGCCAAGCAGGCGGGCATCCCGGTCCTGGTGTTCGACGGCCGCCCCGACCCCTCGGTCGACGGCGACGTCATGCAGGTCCTCTCCGACAGCGAGGCGCTGGGCGTCGCGGCGGCGCAGAACCTGGTCGAGGGGCTCCAGGCCCAGGGCAAGGACTCCGGCGACATCATCGTCATCACCGGGACCAAGTCCGGCTTCGCCGCCCAGGACCGGATGAAGGGCTTCGACGCCGAGATGGCCAAGAACCCGTCGTATGAGGTGATCGAGACCGAGGACGGCAACTGGGACCCGGCCCTCACCGGCAAGATCGCCACCCAGCTGATCGCCAAGCACGGCTGCGACGGCATCCAGGGCGCCTACGGCATGGCCGACTACCAGGCCGTCGCGATCATCGCCTCCGCCGAGCAGGCCGGCTGCCAGGTCGGCGGCGCCGACGGGATGGTCGTGACCGGCAGCAACTGCTTCAAGGCCGGCATCGAGGCGATCAAGGCCGGCACGCTCTACGGCACCGCGACCGAGGACCCGGGGACCATCGCCGAGCAGACGGCGGACTACATCGAGCGCTACTTCAACGGCGAGGAGCCGCCGGCCACCGAGGTGGTCAAGGAGGAGCGCGTGACCGCTGCGAACGTCGCCGACTTCGAGGCGCAGTGCAGCAACGCGTGAGCGAGGCCCCCGTCGCCACGCGGACCAGCGAGGGGCTGGTCCGCGTGGAGGGGCTGAGCAAGAGCTTCGGAAGCACCCAGGCGGTGCGGGCCGCGTCCTTCGGCATCGCCCGCGGGGAGATCCACGCCCTGTGCGGCCACAACGGCGCGGGCAAGAGCACGGTCGTCAAGATGCTGTCGGGCCAGGAGGCCCCGGACGACGGGCTGATCCGCATCGGCGAGGAGGCGCTCGACCTCCGCAGCCGCCAGGTCGCGCAGAGGTACGGCGTCGCCCTGGTCGACCAGGAGCTCAGCGTCGTCCCCTCGCTG
This genomic window from Nocardioides anomalus contains:
- a CDS encoding sugar ABC transporter substrate-binding protein, whose amino-acid sequence is MSTSRSLLPTTRRRSTPLRLGAAVLGLALAAAACGGSGDDDDKASASGGGGGGLDGKTVDFVGYGADNPWGAHFNKVFTDKLEGQGVEIRDLTTMDPGTAVTNFNQAISNKPDLIVAALLDTSSMVVPIEKAKQAGIPVLVFDGRPDPSVDGDVMQVLSDSEALGVAAAQNLVEGLQAQGKDSGDIIVITGTKSGFAAQDRMKGFDAEMAKNPSYEVIETEDGNWDPALTGKIATQLIAKHGCDGIQGAYGMADYQAVAIIASAEQAGCQVGGADGMVVTGSNCFKAGIEAIKAGTLYGTATEDPGTIAEQTADYIERYFNGEEPPATEVVKEERVTAANVADFEAQCSNA